In the genome of Candidatus Cloacimonas sp., the window TTTTGCAAATCAGTGATCATTTTGATACTCCTTGTTTTATTTTTTTTAGGTTTCTTCGTAAATTAATACTTTTTTGTTGGTTTTACGCCATTCTTTATAGGCGTCTTTAATTTCCAGTTCCCACACGATGCGTTTATCGTTATCTTCAAAAGTAACTATATCTATATAATAAGTCCGTTTCGTTTTTCCTACAAAACTCTTGCGCGGAAATTCCACAATCAGTTCACCCTCAATATTCAAGATCGTAACTTCATTTAAAAAAACGCCCTCTGCTATTTCTATAATAGCTCTGGCTTCCACATTTCCACTTTGCACATCTCTGAAATGTATTTTCATTATAACTCCATCTTTGTTTTTACTCTTTATAAAAAAGGCACATAAAGGTCAAGTTAATTTTTTTTGTGCCTGTTTAGCTGAGAACAACAGCAGTAAATTTATTGGGGCAATTTTCTATTCTCATTCCTCATTAGAATCGGAAGACATCTTAGAATCAGCGGGAGGAATTATTGCTTGTGTTTCGGACTTCATTTCTGGGTTATTTTTATCCGGAAGGCGAAAAAGATCGGGAAAATAGGAATCGTAATAAAGCACCGTTAAACTATTATCATCAGCATACATTATATGCACTGTGCGGGTTGTGGATAAAAACCAAATCAACTGGCTTGTTTCTTCATCGTAATGATTATTTTTGCCATGCATTTCCTGCAGGGTTTTTAGAACATAAGCATCATCTTCTTCCGTGTTATTGGGATTATATTTGATGAACCACCCGATCATTCTTCTCGTTGTCGGCTCTACGAAAACCAATATGGCATCTACAAAATTGCCTTCTTTAGGGTAGTAACGCACGAAATTATCGTTTAAGTTATTCGTATAAAAGTTACTTAAAGCAAGCAATGAATCTGCCTCTTCAATGGGAATGGCATAGCTTAAATTGAAAAGTCCGGTTTGAGCAGGCAGAGCTAAACTGCCAGCAATAAGGAATAGAAGGAAGATGATTTTTTTCATAATGCAGTCCCTTTTTTTTATTAATGCCACTTTAAATGGAGGTTGGAGAAAGTCAATCAAAATCTGCTACTTTCAGAATTGCCACACGATTGAACTTATAGAAAAAATTATCGCAGCTATAAGACAAGAATAGTCCCAAGCTGAACAGGATGAGAGAAATATAAGGACATTTTTATGGGCGCCATTTATTACTTTGCCAAATTTCCAAACTCGGCTATATTTATAGCCACGGAAGTCCTTCTGATCTTTATATCGTTATAACTTTATGGGAATCAGCAGTTCGTAAAAATCCTTCCGGTTATCGATTATCTGAATTTTATTGCGTTGTTCAATATACCATTTATTCAAATGATCTTCTTGAAGTTCTTCTTCGGCGGCAGCGATGATTTTTGCCTTATCTTTTTCCCAGACAGATAAATCAGGATGTTCTCGCTTGGTCACCAAAGCAAGATACCAGTGTTTATCATTTTCAATAAACGGAGTGAAAGAGCCAACAGGAGTATTTAAAATTGCTTCATTGAGAGCGGGAATTTTGCCTAAAGGTTTTATTTCGCCGTTGGCAAGCACTTTTTCCGCTTCAATAATGGCGATGCTATCTCTGGCAGCTGCCTGTAAATATGTTTCGGGAGTTTCTTTTTGCTTAAAATCCTGCACATAATTTTCCATAGCCAACATTCGCTTAGCCCGAGTGGCTTTGATGGTCATTTCTTGTTTTTTAAGCTCAAAATCAATATAATATTCCGGTATTTCACTTCTTAGTTCCAGCACCAAAATATCGCCAGTGGGAGCATAATAAATATCGGGAATTGAACCAATCGGATTTTGGAAAGCAAAAGAAATCAAATTGGGAGCTCTCCCTACGAGCGGAATTATTTGATCCTGTGCATTAAAATAGGGGGTTTCTTCAATAGAAATGTTCATTTCGGTAGCTGCTTTTTGCAAACCGATTTCTTTGGCTCTATTAAATAAAGCAGTGCTCTGAGCTTTATTTTCTTGTGCCTTAGTGGCAGAATTCTCCATTTTACTTAGGTTTCCGGCGAACCGGGCGATTAAATAGCTGCGTCCATTTTGGCGTTTGAATTCTTCCTTATGAGCATCATAAAATTCTCTCGCTTCATCTTCTGTGGCATTTATTTGGGTGAGCTCATTATAATTAAAATAAATAATTTGGGCGTCTGCATAGTCATTATTATATAGCCAAGTTTTTTGGACGCTGTCCGGATTTGCTTTAACTTCGGATTTTATGGTTTTGATCAATTTATTGTAGCTGTATAGTTCACGCACATAACTAATTACTTGGTTTTTGAAATCGGGATGATCTTTTAATGCCTGTTCATATTTGGTTTTATCAAATTTGCCGTTGCTTTGGAAATCCTTCAGTTGTTTTATTTCAGCAGGAATGTTTTTCTTAATTTCTGCTTCCAGCTCAGCATCGGTCACTTTTATTTTGCCGGCTTTGATCGCCTGGTCATAAACATATATCCCAACCAGTTCTTCCCAGTATTGATTGTTCAATTTAATGCTATCTTGCTTGGTTAGAGTCCTGCCTTTTCCGTAATACTGTAAATAAGCTTTAAAACCATCATTGAAGTTTTTGTAGCTGTATTCTCTATCACCAATTTTACCGACTACGGCTTTTGGGTCTGGCTTGGCAGCCATCAGGGCAAGTGTCCACAACAGACATATTATTATTATACTCGGAATTTTGTATTTCACTT includes:
- a CDS encoding peptidylprolyl isomerase, which gives rise to MKYKIPSIIIICLLWTLALMAAKPDPKAVVGKIGDREYSYKNFNDGFKAYLQYYGKGRTLTKQDSIKLNNQYWEELVGIYVYDQAIKAGKIKVTDAELEAEIKKNIPAEIKQLKDFQSNGKFDKTKYEQALKDHPDFKNQVISYVRELYSYNKLIKTIKSEVKANPDSVQKTWLYNNDYADAQIIYFNYNELTQINATEDEAREFYDAHKEEFKRQNGRSYLIARFAGNLSKMENSATKAQENKAQSTALFNRAKEIGLQKAATEMNISIEETPYFNAQDQIIPLVGRAPNLISFAFQNPIGSIPDIYYAPTGDILVLELRSEIPEYYIDFELKKQEMTIKATRAKRMLAMENYVQDFKQKETPETYLQAAARDSIAIIEAEKVLANGEIKPLGKIPALNEAILNTPVGSFTPFIENDKHWYLALVTKREHPDLSVWEKDKAKIIAAAEEELQEDHLNKWYIEQRNKIQIIDNRKDFYELLIPIKL